CCGGATGGACAACAACAACCGGGCGTCCTCGGGCTCGTCGCGTGCGAAATGGAGGGCCGCCACGGCCATGGCGACTGCCGCATCCACGGGTGTCGCGCCCTCGGCTGACATCGCGCGGGATTGGAACCGCCCCAACGCCCTGAGCCAGGCGGCTTTGAGGATGCCGTCGCGGTTGCCGAACCGGTGATAGAGCGTGCCCACCGGGGCTCCGCTGGCCTTGGCGATCGCGGCGACGCTCGCCGCCCGCGGCCCTTCGGTCAGGACCAAAGTGCGGGCCGCGTCGAGAATGGTGTCGGTTTCATGCTTCCGCGGAGGTGCCACGATCTAGTACGGTCCTTCTATATGGAGCGATTACCCTATATCGATGAGCATGCCATAACCGTCGACGCCGACGCGGCCGCGACCTGGGCCGCCGCGTTGAGCACCCTGTGTGGAGATCCGACCGACCCGCGCGCCCCCGTCGGTTTCACGATCGGTGACTTCGAACCCGGGAAGCGACTCGGCTTGAGGGGCCGCCACATGTTCGCGGTCTACGAGTGGGTGTTCATCCTCGATGCGATCGGCCCATACCGCACCCGCGTGCGTTCGCAGACCTGGGCCGCTTTTCCGGGCATCCGCGGCCGGGCCTATCGCGCGCTGGTGATCGGCACCGGCGGGCACCGGGCGGTCGTGCGCTGGACCCTCAAACGCATTGCGGCACATCTACGCCCGCAGCCGCGAACGGTTTCGTGAGGCACACCTGGCCCATCGCGAGTTCGCGGCAAAAGTGGATCTTGACAGTGACTAGTTACTGTGCGACAGTGACTAGTTACTGTGCGACAGTGTGACTTGTCATCGACAAGATTCAGGGAGGCTGCCATGGCCAAGTCAGTTCTGCCCCATGTCAACGAATCGACCCGCGCCGGTGACCGGGAGCGGGAACGCACCGCCGACGATCTGGGCCGGGCATTGGCGCAGGGCTACCTGGAGATGCCGGAATACGAGGAGCGGCTGCAATCGGTGTTCTCCGCACAGACCACCGCGGAGCTCCGCCAACTCGTCACCGACCTTCCGCTCGCCACCCTGCGCCGCAACGATCCGCGCCGCCGCGAAGCGCAACTTCGCGCGGCCCGTCTGAGCGTGCGCCTGCACTTGGCTGCCTACCTCGCCGTATCGGTGCTGATGCTCGGCATCTGGCTGGCCGTCGGCCTGGGCGGGGGCGGTTGGTACTTCTGGCCGGTCTGGCCGATCATGGGATGGGGCATCGGCGTCGCCTCCCATGCGATCCCGATCTGGGCTCACGGTTCGATCAGACCGGCTCGGATCGCATAACGGGTGAGCGCCAACCGATCCCGCAGACCGAGTTTGGCGAGGATATTCGTGCGGTGCCGGTCGACGGTTTTGGCGCTGATCGTCAGCGTGGCGGCGATCTCCCGCGTCGAATAGCCCTCCGCGATCAGCTTGAGCACCTCTTCCTCACGCGGCGTGAGGATGCTGTCGGGCGGTTCGCCGCCCTGGCGGGCCCGGTGCAGGAAGTCGCGGATCAGGGCCGTGATGGCGCCCGCGTACAAGAAGGGTTCGCCGCGTAGCGTCGCGCGGCACGCTTCCAGCAGGTCCCGATCGGCAACGGATTTCAGCACGTAGCCCGACGCGCCCGCCTTGAGCGCCTCGAAAAAGTACTGCTCGTTGTCGTACATCGACAGGATCAGGATCCGGACATCGGGATGCGACCGGTTGATCTCGCGCGCGGCCTGCAGGCCCGTCATCCGCGGCATCGCGATGTCGAGGATCGCGAGGTCGACCACCTCATCGTCCAGGGCCGCCAGCGCCTGGTATCCGTCGGCCGCCTCGGCCACCACGTGGAGATCGGGTTCGGCGTCGAGGATCATCCGCAGCCCACTACGGACCAGGGCGTGATCGTCCGCCAGCAATATGCGAGCTGCCATCAACTGCCTCGCATCGGGATGACCAACCGCACCTCGGTGCCGCCGTCGTCCGGCGAACTGATGGTGAAGGTGCCGTTCACCAGCAGCGCGCGCTCGCGCATGCCGTTGATGCCTGCCCCGTCCTCAACGACGCCTCCGCATCCGTCGTCGGCGATGCGCAGGGTCAACTCGTCGGTGCTGATGTGCAGATCGAGCCAAACCTTGCGGGCGCCGGAGTGCCGCGCGACGTTCGTCAGGCTCTCCTGCACGATCCGGTAGCACACCAGCTCCACATCGGGCTTCAACCGATCCAGTTGCGGGGAAATGTGTTTCACGACGGCGATGCCGGAGGCCTGCGCGAAGTCGGTGCACAGCGCGTTCAACGCGCTGTGCAGGCCCAGGTCCTCCAACGCGTCCGGTCGCAACCGCCGCGCGATCTCCCGCACCTCGTCGAGGCTGGACCGCACGATCTCCTGCGCATCCGACAACTCGCCGCGGATCGACTCGGGTGCCCGGTCGACGGCCCGTTTGAGGGTCAGCAGCGCGACGGTGAGCGTCTGGCCGATCTCGTCGTGCAGCTCGCGCGCGATGCGTTGACGTTCATTTTCCTGGGCCGCAAGTGCCGACGCACTGGCCGTGGATCGCTCGGTCTCCAGCCGGTCGAGCATGGTGTTGAACGAATCGATGAGGTGGTGCAGGTCTCCGGTGCCGCGGCCGTCGACGCGATCGGTGCGGCGGGGCGGATCGACCCGTCGCATGGACGCCGCGAGCCGATCCAGCGGCGCGAGGCTGGATCTCAGCAGCAGCGCGTTGGCGGTCAGCATGATCGCCAGACCCACGAGCAGCACCGGGATCTCGGTGAGCTTGATTCGCGAGGAAACCGTCGCCGGTGAGATTGCCAGCACCAACGTGCCCAGGGCGAAGATCAGGCCGTTGATCAGAAACACTCTCCGGAACAGCGCTGCCGCCGGAGTGCGCGCCGGTTTCACCACACCAGCGTGGACGTTGATCGCCGGTTTTGTCCATACAGTCCCCACCCCCGGCCAAATGGGTGTCAGCCCGGATAGCCCCAGATAAAGAGGAAAAGCAGACTTGAAGGCACCCGCTTGGAGGAATCACCGATGCGATTCGATCGGATGCCGGACCCCAACCACGTATGGGCGTCCCTGCCGAAACGACCGTGTGGGAACCCGACGAGGCCGGTGACATCGGCGAGATCTTGCACACCCGTCCCGAACTGATCGGAGAACGAGGACGATGACCGTAACTGCCCCTGCACACGGGAAACGAGATATGCAAGCTCATGAGATCGCCGTGCACCCGCCGACCGTGCGCATCGACGACCCCGTCTCCAAGGCTGTGCAGTTGATGGTCGTGAACCGGTTGCCGGGCCTGGTGGTCGTCGACGACAACGACCGGCCGGTGGCGGTGCTG
This genomic window from Mycolicibacterium goodii contains:
- a CDS encoding response regulator codes for the protein MAARILLADDHALVRSGLRMILDAEPDLHVVAEAADGYQALAALDDEVVDLAILDIAMPRMTGLQAAREINRSHPDVRILILSMYDNEQYFFEALKAGASGYVLKSVADRDLLEACRATLRGEPFLYAGAITALIRDFLHRARQGGEPPDSILTPREEEVLKLIAEGYSTREIAATLTISAKTVDRHRTNILAKLGLRDRLALTRYAIRAGLIEP
- a CDS encoding HAMP domain-containing sensor histidine kinase — translated: MKPARTPAAALFRRVFLINGLIFALGTLVLAISPATVSSRIKLTEIPVLLVGLAIMLTANALLLRSSLAPLDRLAASMRRVDPPRRTDRVDGRGTGDLHHLIDSFNTMLDRLETERSTASASALAAQENERQRIARELHDEIGQTLTVALLTLKRAVDRAPESIRGELSDAQEIVRSSLDEVREIARRLRPDALEDLGLHSALNALCTDFAQASGIAVVKHISPQLDRLKPDVELVCYRIVQESLTNVARHSGARKVWLDLHISTDELTLRIADDGCGGVVEDGAGINGMRERALLVNGTFTISSPDDGGTEVRLVIPMRGS
- a CDS encoding DUF1707 domain-containing protein, whose amino-acid sequence is MAKSVLPHVNESTRAGDRERERTADDLGRALAQGYLEMPEYEERLQSVFSAQTTAELRQLVTDLPLATLRRNDPRRREAQLRAARLSVRLHLAAYLAVSVLMLGIWLAVGLGGGGWYFWPVWPIMGWGIGVASHAIPIWAHGSIRPARIA